The following coding sequences are from one Portunus trituberculatus isolate SZX2019 chromosome 32, ASM1759143v1, whole genome shotgun sequence window:
- the LOC123511800 gene encoding ubiquitin carboxyl-terminal hydrolase 19-like isoform X2, whose translation MEPSRKNHHHHNHHNHHHQGQNNTNANTNSVSTATVPATTTTTTTSPAAGTTPVPPHSPQQQQNKQDVGTSAKKKKDRENRNSISQDLSYDWSQKGDGVSVSVVVGPNQDNRTVDIRTDETSLGLYLTDGRRFSTQLYAEVVPGATSVVYKGQRCIVRLQKRDTSLQWPQLEAIKKLPPPSSPAQDRILPSKKSTSTSPGRTPEKKQPPTTTNTATNTTNASTITTTPAPTPTTPTLTSTSTSTDNNVEVIPVVNAKSDFVERDAENLLVVYLYVKGIKKETACVEFSEDAISAHFSTSDARFLQQYPGTSEDSMFKWQLTLKDKVVLEECKYKVMPNNIEMKLRKQANKKWGSLTAIPAESSPTGTIAKNTWVAASKMDSPTSIPPAPPVPPVLENKARKPMCLVSPVSKGMRGITSGIPASSNSFSSTSSSSSLSSTSSYSPSYSASGCDGATGSVVPRGTTGLDNIGNTCFMNSVLQCLINTQELKEYFLDYNYHEEINKDNPLGMGGKLAVSFACLMKLLWSGSLPSHAPTKLKATMSLKANQFSGFAQHDAQEFMVELLDGMHEDLNRVKKKPYVAEPPDLDGWPDRKAAQESWKLHKMRNDSIIDDLFKGQFKSTLKCHECGKISVKFDEFCCLSVPIPKDQKVIPVVFFWKDPYQKPKKFFIRVPASAMAEDLRQELCERTGVQACCIQIFERLKSKIHKIYEKGSMLSSGGPNDPLMAFEVYNPIKVGEPVVEVAVVQRMMIPCPPTRCAYCSRSAAPGSNLRRCTKCYRAGYCDQNCQRNHWHSHKVNCKLVPEQVGCPFILSLPESHATYSRLARVMEAYARYSVDIFQPPVYHSSSTSSHRSSTSSIDLSGEENDEMEVRSGDGDAVEDGESQERDEARDEPMTGDGSSQGESPGPWDNKEGAVGNDTSRGYDEPPQLSSSPSVRAVQPQRTMQLPSATQLFVIRPVNSRAQSLVPPAGEPLEDKGDEPLDLSDKRYLAMDWKTSEALRGHCLIQDKEVECEVEGSYSIQRNQPTTLEACIELFTQPENLSEGDSWRCPRCKKPVEATKQMSVWRLPHILIIQLKRFSFKYVLCSDKIDKFVQYPIRGLNLQPYMSCEPEDGPAIYDLYGVINHMGRLLGGHYTSYARLFSKADTRQSELDWRLFDDSRVSFCPESRVVNEQAYLLLYRRRDTPFTLHRLPPPPPPMPPNVTQEENGMEHLETEEITPMSISSASQQSSSSQPSSSSLEGEEQLSTTQEELD comes from the exons ATGGAACCTTCCcggaagaaccaccaccaccacaaccaccacaaccaccaccaccagggacaGAACAACACCAATGCCAACACTAACTCTGTCTCCACCGCCACCGTTCctgcgaccaccaccaccaccaccacctctcctgctgctggtactactcctgtaccaccacattcacctcagcagcagcagaataAGCAGGATGTGGGGACTTCAgccaagaaaaagaaggacagagagaaca GGAACTCCATCTCCCAGGACCTCTCATACGACTGGAGCCAGAAGGGGGACGGGGTGTcggtgtctgtggtggtgggACCGAACCAGGACAACAGGACAGTGGACATCCGAACTGACGAGACATCACTGGGCCTTTACCTGACTGATGGCCGAAGGTTCTCGACGCAACTGTACGCCGAGGTGGTTCCTGGAGCCACTTCTGTTGTGTACAAGGGCCAGAGGTGCATAGTGAGGCTGCAGAAGAGGGATACCAGCTTGCAGTGGCCCCAGCttgag GCCATCAAGAAGCTGCCTCCTCCATCAAGCCCGGCACAAGACCGCATCCTTCCCTCCAAAAagtccacctccacatctccagGCAGAACACCGGAGAAGAAACAACCTCCAACTACCACtaacaccgccaccaacaccaccaatgccagcaccatcactaccacacccGCTCCTACCCCCACCACCCCtaccctcacctccacctccacctccacagacAATAATGTGGAGGTGATCCCAGTTGTCAATGCAAAGAGTGACTTTGTGGAGAGAGATGCGGAGAATTTGCTTGTGGTTTACCTCTATGTGAAGGGGATTAAGAAGGAGACTGCCTGTGTGGAATTTTCCGAGGATGCCATCTCTGCGCATTTCTCCACCAG CGATGCCCGGTTCCTGCAGCAGTACCCTGGCACCAGTGAGGACTCAATGTTTAAGTGGCAACTGACCCTGAAGGACAAGGTGGTCCTGGAGGAGTGCAAGTACAAGGTGATGCCCAACAACATTGAGATGAAGCTGAGGAAGCAAGCCAACAAGAAGTGGGGCTCCCTCACTGCCATCCCTGCTGAGTctt CACCGACCGGCACAATAGCCAAGAACACGTGGGTGGCGGCAAGCAAGATGGACTCCCCTACCAGCATTCCCCCTGCCCCTCCTGTTCCCCCTGTGCTGGAGAACAAGGCACGT AAGCCCATGTGTCTGGTGTCTCCAGTAAGTAAGGGAATGAGAGGCATCACCAGTGGTATCCCAGCCTCCTcaaactccttctcttccacctcatcttcctcatccttatcctccacctcctcctactccccgtCCTACTCCGCCAGTGGGTGTGATGGGGCAACAGGCAGTGTTGTTCCGCGGGGCACCACAGGCCTAGACAACATTGGCAACACTTGTTTCATGAACAGTGTGTTGCAGTGCCTGATAAACACACAGGAACTCAAGGAATATTTCTTGG ATTACAACTACCACGAGGAAATCAACAAGGACAACCCGCTGGGCATGGGAGGCAAGCTGGCTGTGTCCTTTGCCTGTCTCATGAAGCTACTGTGGTCTGGCTCACTGCCCTCACACGCCCCCACCAAACTGAAGGCCACCATGTCCCTCAAAGCCAATCAGTTCTCAGGATTTGCTCAGCACGATGCCCAGGAGTTCATGGTGGAGCTGCTCGATGGCATGCAtgag GACCTGAACCGGGTGAAGAAGAAGCCATACGTCGCTGAGCCCCCAGACCTGGACGGGTGGCCAGACCGCAAGGCTGCACAGGAGTCGTGGAAGCTGCACAAGATGAGGAACGACAGCATCATCGACGACCTCTTCAAGGGACAGTTCAAATCAACGCTCAAGTGTCACGAGTGCGGAAAGATCTCTGTCAAGTTTGATGAgttttgctgtctgtctgtgcccaTCCCCAAGGACCAGAAG gTCATCCCAGTGGTGTTCTTCTGGAAGGACCCGTACCAGAAGCCTAAGAAGTTCTTTATTCGTGTGCCGGCGAGTGCCATGGCTGAGGACTTGCGGCAGGAACTGTGTGAGCGCACTGGTGTACAGGCGTGCTGCATACAG ATCTTCGAGCGACTCAAATCCAAGATCCACAAGATATATGAGAAGGGGTCCATGTTGTCCTCTGGTGGCCCAAACGATCCACTCATGGCCTTTGAAGTGTACAACCCCATCAAG GTGGGAGAgccggtggtggaggtggcggtggtgcagcGCATGATGATTCCCTGCCCCCCGACCCGCTGTGCCTACTGTTCCCGCAGCGCAGCACCCGGCTCCAACCTGCGGCGATGCACCAAGTGTTACCGCGCCGGCTACTGTGACCAAAACTGCCAGAGGAACCACTGGCACAGTCACAAG GTGAACTGCAAGCTGGTGCCAGAGCAGGTGGGTTGTCCCTTCATCCTGTCCCTGCCGGAGAGCCATGCCACATACTCCCGCCTGGCCAGAGTCATGGAGGCCTATGCTCGCTACTCAGTGGACATCTTCCAGCCACCTGTCTACCacagctcctccacctcttcccacCGCAGCAGCACCTCCAGCATAGACCTGTCCGGGGAGGAGAATGATGAGATGGAGGTGAGGAGTGGTGATGGGGACGCG GTAGAGGACGGGGAGAGCCAGGAGAGAGATGAGGCAAGAGACGAACCCATGACAGGCGATGGGTCCTCCCAGGGTGAGTCTCCTGGCCCCTGGGATAACAAGGAAGGTGCTGTGGGTAACGACACCAGCAGGGGATATGATGAGCCCCCTCAGCTGTCCTCGTCCCCCAGCGTGCGGGCGGTGCAGCCTCAGCGAACCATGCAGCTACCCTCCGCCACGCAGCTGTTTGTCATCCGGCCTGTCAACAGTCGGGCTCAGAGTCTGGTGCCGCCTGCTGGGGAGCCTCTGGAAGATAAGG GTGACGAGCCTCTGGACCTGAGTGACAAGCGGTACCTGGCAATGGACTGGAAGACTAGCGAAGCACTGCGGGGACACTGCCTCATCCAGGACAAGGAG GTGGAGTGTGAAGTGGAGGGCTCATACTCGATACAGAGGAACCAGCCCACCACTCTTGAGGCGTGCATTGAGCTCTTCACCCAGCCTGAGAACCTGTCTGAAGGGGACTCCTGGAGGTGCCcaag ATGCAAGAAACCTGTGGAAGCAACCAAGCAGATGAGTGTGTGGCGTCTTCCTCACATCCTCATCATCCAACTTAAGCGCTTCTCCTTCAAGTATGTGTTGTGCTCAGACAAGATCGACAAGTTTGTGCAGTATCCCATCAG AGGCCTCAATCTTCAGCCATACATGTCTTGTGAACCAGAGGACGGACCTGCCATTTACGATCTTTATGGTGTGATAAACCATATGGGACGCCTCCTTGGGGGACACTACACCTCCTACGCAAGGCTCTTCTCTAAGGCTGACACAAGGCAGTCTGAgcttg ATTGGAGACTCTTTGACGACAGCCGAGTCAGTTTCTGCCCCGAGTCTCGCGTCGTCAATGAACAAGCGTACCTTCTCCTCTACCGTAGGAGAGACACCCCTTTCACCTTGCACCggcttccccctcctcccccacccatgCCCCCCAATGTGACCCAGGAGGAGAATGGCATGGAGCATTTAGAGACAGAGGAGATCACACCTATGTccatctcctctgcctctcagcagtcctcctcctcccagccctcctcctccagcttggAAGGAGAGGAGCAACTTAGCACCACTCAGGAAGAACTAGACTAG
- the LOC123511800 gene encoding ubiquitin carboxyl-terminal hydrolase 19-like isoform X4, with protein MEPSRKNHHHHNHHNHHHQGQNNTNANTNSVSTATVPATTTTTTTSPAAGTTPVPPHSPQQQQNKQDVGTSAKKKKDRENRNSISQDLSYDWSQKGDGVSVSVVVGPNQDNRTVDIRTDETSLGLYLTDGRRFSTQLYAEVVPGATSVVYKGQRCIVRLQKRDTSLQWPQLEAIKKLPPPSSPAQDRILPSKKSTSTSPGRTPEKKQPPTTTNTATNTTNASTITTTPAPTPTTPTLTSTSTSTDNNVEVIPVVNAKSDFVERDAENLLVVYLYVKGIKKETACVEFSEDAISAHFSTSDARFLQQYPGTSEDSMFKWQLTLKDKVVLEECKYKVMPNNIEMKLRKQANKKWGSLTAIPAESSPTGTIAKNTWVAASKMDSPTSIPPAPPVPPVLENKKPMCLVSPVSKGMRGITSGIPASSNSFSSTSSSSSLSSTSSYSPSYSASGCDGATGSVVPRGTTGLDNIGNTCFMNSVLQCLINTQELKEYFLDYNYHEEINKDNPLGMGGKLAVSFACLMKLLWSGSLPSHAPTKLKATMSLKANQFSGFAQHDAQEFMVELLDGMHEDLNRVKKKPYVAEPPDLDGWPDRKAAQESWKLHKMRNDSIIDDLFKGQFKSTLKCHECGKISVKFDEFCCLSVPIPKDQKVIPVVFFWKDPYQKPKKFFIRVPASAMAEDLRQELCERTGVQACCIQIFERLKSKIHKIYEKGSMLSSGGPNDPLMAFEVYNPIKVGEPVVEVAVVQRMMIPCPPTRCAYCSRSAAPGSNLRRCTKCYRAGYCDQNCQRNHWHSHKVNCKLVPEQVGCPFILSLPESHATYSRLARVMEAYARYSVDIFQPPVYHSSSTSSHRSSTSSIDLSGEENDEMEVRSGDGDAVEDGESQERDEARDEPMTGDGSSQGESPGPWDNKEGAVGNDTSRGYDEPPQLSSSPSVRAVQPQRTMQLPSATQLFVIRPVNSRAQSLVPPAGEPLEDKGDEPLDLSDKRYLAMDWKTSEALRGHCLIQDKEVECEVEGSYSIQRNQPTTLEACIELFTQPENLSEGDSWRCPRCKKPVEATKQMSVWRLPHILIIQLKRFSFKYVLCSDKIDKFVQYPIRGLNLQPYMSCEPEDGPAIYDLYGVINHMGRLLGGHYTSYARLFSKADTRQSELDWRLFDDSRVSFCPESRVVNEQAYLLLYRRRDTPFTLHRLPPPPPPMPPNVTQEENGMEHLETEEITPMSISSASQQSSSSQPSSSSLEGEEQLSTTQEELD; from the exons ATGGAACCTTCCcggaagaaccaccaccaccacaaccaccacaaccaccaccaccagggacaGAACAACACCAATGCCAACACTAACTCTGTCTCCACCGCCACCGTTCctgcgaccaccaccaccaccaccacctctcctgctgctggtactactcctgtaccaccacattcacctcagcagcagcagaataAGCAGGATGTGGGGACTTCAgccaagaaaaagaaggacagagagaaca GGAACTCCATCTCCCAGGACCTCTCATACGACTGGAGCCAGAAGGGGGACGGGGTGTcggtgtctgtggtggtgggACCGAACCAGGACAACAGGACAGTGGACATCCGAACTGACGAGACATCACTGGGCCTTTACCTGACTGATGGCCGAAGGTTCTCGACGCAACTGTACGCCGAGGTGGTTCCTGGAGCCACTTCTGTTGTGTACAAGGGCCAGAGGTGCATAGTGAGGCTGCAGAAGAGGGATACCAGCTTGCAGTGGCCCCAGCttgag GCCATCAAGAAGCTGCCTCCTCCATCAAGCCCGGCACAAGACCGCATCCTTCCCTCCAAAAagtccacctccacatctccagGCAGAACACCGGAGAAGAAACAACCTCCAACTACCACtaacaccgccaccaacaccaccaatgccagcaccatcactaccacacccGCTCCTACCCCCACCACCCCtaccctcacctccacctccacctccacagacAATAATGTGGAGGTGATCCCAGTTGTCAATGCAAAGAGTGACTTTGTGGAGAGAGATGCGGAGAATTTGCTTGTGGTTTACCTCTATGTGAAGGGGATTAAGAAGGAGACTGCCTGTGTGGAATTTTCCGAGGATGCCATCTCTGCGCATTTCTCCACCAG CGATGCCCGGTTCCTGCAGCAGTACCCTGGCACCAGTGAGGACTCAATGTTTAAGTGGCAACTGACCCTGAAGGACAAGGTGGTCCTGGAGGAGTGCAAGTACAAGGTGATGCCCAACAACATTGAGATGAAGCTGAGGAAGCAAGCCAACAAGAAGTGGGGCTCCCTCACTGCCATCCCTGCTGAGTctt CACCGACCGGCACAATAGCCAAGAACACGTGGGTGGCGGCAAGCAAGATGGACTCCCCTACCAGCATTCCCCCTGCCCCTCCTGTTCCCCCTGTGCTGGAGAACAAG AAGCCCATGTGTCTGGTGTCTCCAGTAAGTAAGGGAATGAGAGGCATCACCAGTGGTATCCCAGCCTCCTcaaactccttctcttccacctcatcttcctcatccttatcctccacctcctcctactccccgtCCTACTCCGCCAGTGGGTGTGATGGGGCAACAGGCAGTGTTGTTCCGCGGGGCACCACAGGCCTAGACAACATTGGCAACACTTGTTTCATGAACAGTGTGTTGCAGTGCCTGATAAACACACAGGAACTCAAGGAATATTTCTTGG ATTACAACTACCACGAGGAAATCAACAAGGACAACCCGCTGGGCATGGGAGGCAAGCTGGCTGTGTCCTTTGCCTGTCTCATGAAGCTACTGTGGTCTGGCTCACTGCCCTCACACGCCCCCACCAAACTGAAGGCCACCATGTCCCTCAAAGCCAATCAGTTCTCAGGATTTGCTCAGCACGATGCCCAGGAGTTCATGGTGGAGCTGCTCGATGGCATGCAtgag GACCTGAACCGGGTGAAGAAGAAGCCATACGTCGCTGAGCCCCCAGACCTGGACGGGTGGCCAGACCGCAAGGCTGCACAGGAGTCGTGGAAGCTGCACAAGATGAGGAACGACAGCATCATCGACGACCTCTTCAAGGGACAGTTCAAATCAACGCTCAAGTGTCACGAGTGCGGAAAGATCTCTGTCAAGTTTGATGAgttttgctgtctgtctgtgcccaTCCCCAAGGACCAGAAG gTCATCCCAGTGGTGTTCTTCTGGAAGGACCCGTACCAGAAGCCTAAGAAGTTCTTTATTCGTGTGCCGGCGAGTGCCATGGCTGAGGACTTGCGGCAGGAACTGTGTGAGCGCACTGGTGTACAGGCGTGCTGCATACAG ATCTTCGAGCGACTCAAATCCAAGATCCACAAGATATATGAGAAGGGGTCCATGTTGTCCTCTGGTGGCCCAAACGATCCACTCATGGCCTTTGAAGTGTACAACCCCATCAAG GTGGGAGAgccggtggtggaggtggcggtggtgcagcGCATGATGATTCCCTGCCCCCCGACCCGCTGTGCCTACTGTTCCCGCAGCGCAGCACCCGGCTCCAACCTGCGGCGATGCACCAAGTGTTACCGCGCCGGCTACTGTGACCAAAACTGCCAGAGGAACCACTGGCACAGTCACAAG GTGAACTGCAAGCTGGTGCCAGAGCAGGTGGGTTGTCCCTTCATCCTGTCCCTGCCGGAGAGCCATGCCACATACTCCCGCCTGGCCAGAGTCATGGAGGCCTATGCTCGCTACTCAGTGGACATCTTCCAGCCACCTGTCTACCacagctcctccacctcttcccacCGCAGCAGCACCTCCAGCATAGACCTGTCCGGGGAGGAGAATGATGAGATGGAGGTGAGGAGTGGTGATGGGGACGCG GTAGAGGACGGGGAGAGCCAGGAGAGAGATGAGGCAAGAGACGAACCCATGACAGGCGATGGGTCCTCCCAGGGTGAGTCTCCTGGCCCCTGGGATAACAAGGAAGGTGCTGTGGGTAACGACACCAGCAGGGGATATGATGAGCCCCCTCAGCTGTCCTCGTCCCCCAGCGTGCGGGCGGTGCAGCCTCAGCGAACCATGCAGCTACCCTCCGCCACGCAGCTGTTTGTCATCCGGCCTGTCAACAGTCGGGCTCAGAGTCTGGTGCCGCCTGCTGGGGAGCCTCTGGAAGATAAGG GTGACGAGCCTCTGGACCTGAGTGACAAGCGGTACCTGGCAATGGACTGGAAGACTAGCGAAGCACTGCGGGGACACTGCCTCATCCAGGACAAGGAG GTGGAGTGTGAAGTGGAGGGCTCATACTCGATACAGAGGAACCAGCCCACCACTCTTGAGGCGTGCATTGAGCTCTTCACCCAGCCTGAGAACCTGTCTGAAGGGGACTCCTGGAGGTGCCcaag ATGCAAGAAACCTGTGGAAGCAACCAAGCAGATGAGTGTGTGGCGTCTTCCTCACATCCTCATCATCCAACTTAAGCGCTTCTCCTTCAAGTATGTGTTGTGCTCAGACAAGATCGACAAGTTTGTGCAGTATCCCATCAG AGGCCTCAATCTTCAGCCATACATGTCTTGTGAACCAGAGGACGGACCTGCCATTTACGATCTTTATGGTGTGATAAACCATATGGGACGCCTCCTTGGGGGACACTACACCTCCTACGCAAGGCTCTTCTCTAAGGCTGACACAAGGCAGTCTGAgcttg ATTGGAGACTCTTTGACGACAGCCGAGTCAGTTTCTGCCCCGAGTCTCGCGTCGTCAATGAACAAGCGTACCTTCTCCTCTACCGTAGGAGAGACACCCCTTTCACCTTGCACCggcttccccctcctcccccacccatgCCCCCCAATGTGACCCAGGAGGAGAATGGCATGGAGCATTTAGAGACAGAGGAGATCACACCTATGTccatctcctctgcctctcagcagtcctcctcctcccagccctcctcctccagcttggAAGGAGAGGAGCAACTTAGCACCACTCAGGAAGAACTAGACTAG